The nucleotide window TCATCTGCTGAAGCATTTCCCGGCCTCAGTCTTTGCCATGCATTTTCATAATACATATGGTATGGCACTTCCTAATATACTTACTTCCTTACAAGCTGGTATTACTGTATTTGATAGTTCCTGCGGCGGTTTAGGAGGCTGTCCATACGCACCGGGTGCATCCGGTAATGTTGCAACGAATGATGTTGTGCATATGCTGCACCAAATGGGAATTAGGACAAATATAAATGAAAATAAACTATTTGAAGCGAGTCGCTTTATTGCCGATACGTTACAAACTTCGCTTCCGAGTCAAGTGTATCAAGCAGGAAAGCCAAAAACGATAAGTAGGTGATGGTATTGCTTTTGTTGCAGTATGTACAAATGGAAATTATTGCACCTTATATTGTTCGCGTTACGCTCAATCGTCCTCAGCAAGCGAATGCACTTTCTATCGCACTGCTACAAGAGTTACAAGACGTATTGCAGCAAATTAAAGAAAGTAAGGATATTCGTGCTGTAATTGTAACAGGGGCTGGAAATAAAGCATTTTGCGCAGGAGCAGATTTAAAAGAGCGAGCTGGTATGAATGAGGTTGAAGTGCGAGAAGCAGTAGCACTCATTCGTTCTACCATTAATATGGTGGAAGAGCTGCCGCAACCTGTCGTCGCTGCGATTAACGGCGTTGCACTTGGAGGAGGCACAGAGCTCAGTCTAGCTTGTGATATACGGATTGCTTCTCATACAGCGACACTTGGACTTACGGAAACGTCTCTTGCTATCATTCCTGGTGCTGGCGGAACGCAACGCTTGCCTCGTTTAATCGGGCTGGGCCGTGCGAAGGAATTAATTTTTACAGCCCGTCGCATTTCAGCCGCCGAAGCGCTTGAGTACGGACTTGTAGAATATAGTGTATCACCTGAATCTTTAACAGAGATATGTATCAACATAGCAACCTCTATTGCGGCAAACGGTCCTATTGCTGTTCAATTGGCAAAACAAGCGATATCACAAGGGATACAAGCTGATTTACACACGGGACTTCGTATGGAACGGCAAGCATACGAGGGTGTAATTGGTACAAAAGATCGTTTAGAAGGGCTACAAGCCTTTAAAGAAAAGCGAAAACCGGAATACAGGGGGGAATGAGCATGTTGGACCAAGAACAAAAGCAACTTTCATTGGAAGAACGTGAAGAATTGATCAAAGCAGGAGGAGCACAGAAATATCACGAACAAAACAAAGCTAAAGGCAAATTGTTTGTTCGCGAACGTTTGGCTCTTTTATTTGACGATAGTTACACCGAAGACGGGCTGTATGCAAACTGCGACAGTGCTGATTTACCGGCCGACGGCGTTGTAACTGCTATTGGGAAAATCAATGGCCGTACGGTCTGTGTGATGGCCAACGATTCTACTGTAAAAGCAGGGTCTTGGGGGGCGCGCACAGTTGAAAAAATTCTCCGTATTCAAGAAACGGCAGAGAAATTACGTGTGCCACTTTTATATTTAGTGGATTCTGCCGGTGCACGCATTACAGATCAGGTAGAGATGTTTCCTGGACGCCGCGGTGCTGGTCGCATTTTCTACAACCAAGTAAAGTTATCAGGTAAAGTACCGCAAATTTGCTTGCTGTTTGGTCCATCTGCAGCGGGCGGTGCGTATATTCCGGCATTTTGCGATATCGTCATGATGGTTGATGGTAACGCTTCTATGTATTTGGGATCGCCTCGTATGGCAGAAATGGTCATTGGTGAGAAGGTGACGTTAGAAGAAATGGGTGGTGCGCGTATGCATTGCTCAGTATCCGGTTGTGGTGATGTATTATGTAAAACAGAGGAAGAAGCGCTATCGCTGGCGCGTACATATCTTTCCTACTTTCCAACGAATTATTTAGAAGCAGCACCTCATGTTACGCCGAGTGCACCAAAAGCTTTTGATAAAACACTGGAAGAAATTATTCCTAAAAATCAAAATGCGCCGTTTAATATGATGGATCTTATTTATCGCATCATTGACGAGGGCTCATTCTTTGAGATTAAAAAGTTGTTTGCGCAAGAGTTGATTACTGGTTTAGCGCGTATCAATGGGAAGCCAGTTGGGATTGTAGCCAATCAACCTCGTATGAAAGGCGGTGTATTATTTCACGATTCTGCTGATAAAGCTGCTAAGTTTATCAATCTTTGTGATGCGTATCATATCCCACTTTTGTTTCTTGCGGATGTACCAGGCTTTATGATCGGTACAAAGGTAGAACGCGCTGGTATTATTAGACATGGTGCAAAAATGATATCAGCGATGAGCGAAGCAACGGTACCAAAAATTTCAGTTATTGTCCGTAAAGCGTACGGTGCCGGCTTATATGCGATGGCAGGTCCTGCGTTTGAACCGGATTGCTGTTTGGCTCTGCCGACAGCATCTATCGCTGTTATGGGGCCTGAAGCAGCGGTCAATGCAGTGTATGCCAATAAAATCGCCGCATTACCTGAGGAAGACCGCCAAAGATTTATTGAGCAAAAACGAGAAGAATATAAAAAAGATATTGATATTTATCATTTGGCTTCCGAGATGGTCATTGACGGAATTGTACACCCAAACAAGCTTCGTCAAGAATTGTCAGAACGCTACGATGTATACGGTAGTAAATATCAAATATTTACAGACAGAAAACACCCTGTCTATCCAGTGTAAAAAAGTCCTGCATATTGCAGGACTTTTTTTTATTCTACAGCGCCTTGCTCCACAATTTTTAAGCGTACATGAACACGGATTGGAATTTTTTCATATAGCTTCTCCCATTGTGTTTCTGTGAGATGAGTTTCCTGTTTGCGATATCGATTTCCTAACCCTAGTGGATCCACATGTAGGATTTTTAATTGGCTAATTACAGCACTTGCTTCTGTCTCAAGTTGCTTTGCCATCTTTTTTTCAAGTGTTTTGATATATCGTACACCTGTTAATGGTTTACGATTTGAAAATTCCTGAATGCGCCCTTCTACGGAGATATCAATATCAATAGATGGAGGAGAATGAGTTTGCATACGATACTTATGAGACGTACGCATACTCTCTAACATCACATACTCATTGTTGCTAATTTTAAATTCATGCATCCCTTTTTCATATCCCTGTATTAATGCTTTAAACGCAAATAGTCGTTCTTTTTTAATCATACCTACATATTTATCACCTTTGAACAAAGCGAGACCAATTACTGTAACTTTATCTTTTTGTTGTCGAATTATAGGAAGATATGGATCCTTACCCATTTGAAAAAAATCAAATAAAAACGAATGGAGATTGCTCTGTGGCAATACATCATTTTTCATCATCTGCTGCAGGAGCTCTGTGACATAAATGGCTGCATTTTGGCTATTAGCGTATTTACTTTTCAATAAAGGCTCCGCATAACCATCTACGATTGCCAAGATGATTAAATTTCCAATAATGGGGTCTCTATTTAATGTATCCAAAATAGGATATATACCCTTTTGAGCGAGTTCTTTACTATATAATGCTAACTGTAGTTGACCACCCACTAGCGGTTTGGAGGCAGAGTGATTATTTTGAAAGCGAATAGCTTTGCTAGTGTGAGCCTCTGACATATACAATTCGGCAGAACTTTTGTGCGCTTCATTATAAATGGGTACAAGATTCACACCTTTGATGCGTCCATCACTTCCTACATCGTAACCGACAGCTTGAATTAAGCTCACATCATCGATGATATGCTTCTCTGCGCAGCCGCATAGCAAGGTACATACCAACAGAAATTTAGCCCGCTTCATGCTTTTGTTTTCTCCTTTTATATAGTAGATATACTCCTGTTAAGATAGGGATGTATACACCTATAAAATATAAATCAAATTGTGCTACACCATTAAAGAAAGTATTCATAGTATATCGATCATTCAGCATTTCACATACGATCATTACGACCACAAGGCTTACAAAGAGTGTGTACTTCTGTTGGATGCGAAATACCTTCTTCGCACCTCTACTTGCCATCCAAAGCGGCAATACGATATTGGATATAATAACAAACGCATACGCCGATACAGCTAAATACTCCCATCTTTGTAGAAAAGAAAAACTAATTACTTTAAACATGGAAAGCTGCGCCCATATAGTTTGTGATAGTTGCATTTCACTAAAAAATGCAAAAGTAAAGAGAGTGGAAAACAAGTACAGGATGGTTGTAAAGGTTACGCCCCACTGTGCATAGCGGTGTGACGAGGAGGCATTCTTTATAAAAGGATAAAACATAAGCAGCACCTCAAATCCGGCCAATGTATAGGCAGAGTCTTTTGCGGATTGTAATAACGCAGGGAATGAATGATTTAGCAGTGGGAGTAAGTTGTCCCAATGACTGTATTTAATCGGTAAAAAGAGACCAATTACAATAAAAAACGGAATGATAACAGATAAAAAGCAAATTTCAGCTACAGTGCGAAACCCAGCAGAAATAATATAATAGCTTAAAATTAAAAATAATAGTGCTAATACTGCTGTTTGTATCCCTGGAAACATCCATACTTGTACCACCTCGATGTATCCCCGTAATACAGACACGCAGGCCATTAAAAAGTAGAAAATAATAATGGTGTTAATAAAACCGCCTATCCACTTACCAAAAAGTTCTCTATGAATATCGGTAATATCACCTTTTGCGCAATTAAGAAGCCGATACATAATCCATATGAGGACATTAGTAGCCACCCCAGCGATAATGAGTCCAATCCAAGCATTATAACCGGCACTTTTAGCAATGATGCGCTGAAACCCAATAATACCTACTCCAACTTGACTGCTATGAATTAAAAAGAAGGCAAAGTAAGGAGAGACTTGCAAGTGAGGGGGAATTTGTTTCATATGATTCATCTCCTTTTTACCATTCATCAAAGTCAGTACGTGGTTTAAGATGTGAATAATCCTCAACTGTCGTGCGATTTGGATGAGGAGAGCTAGTTTGTGATGTGCGTTTTGTTTGCTTAAAAAAGGGCAAACGAATCCATGTATCCAAAAGGTGTTGCTTACGAAACGGGACCACTCCCGTATACGGACGACCTAAAGAGGATAAACGAAGCATATGTGTTACGATAAATAAAAAACCGATTGCAATGCCAAGCATACCCCATGCTTGCGCTAATACAAGTAAAAGAAAACGAATGAACCGAATGGTGAAACCTACTTTATATAGAGGTGATGTGAAAGCTGAAAGTGCGGAAAGTGCAACAAAAATAATCAGGATATTGCTCGATAAACCAGCTTGCACTGTCGCTTGTCCGACAACAATTCCTCCTACAACACCGAGTGACTGCCCAATTTTTACAGGTAATCTTGTACTTGCTTCCCGGAGCAATTCGATAATCACTTCTAGAAACAACGCTTCCAAAAAAGGTGGAAAGGGAACTGTAGATCGTGAAGATATTAATGTTTGTAATAAATCACGCGGAATGAGTTCATAATGAAATGTCATAATAGCTACATACAAGGGTGTTGCGAACACAGAAAAGATCAAAGCAATAAGACGCAATAACCGAAACGAAGTACCAATAATCCAAGATACATTATAGTCTTCAGTTGAAACAAAAAAATCCAGGAAGGTTGTAGGTGCCATAATCACAGAGGGGGATCCATCGACAAAGATAGCAACTTTACCAGCTCCTAGTGCGGAAGCAACACGATCCGGACGCTCAGTATTCATAAATAAAGGAAAAATAGAATGTGTATTATCCTCGAGCATCTGCTCGATATAAGAGCTATCTAATATTTGATCAAAGGTAATAGCTTGTAATTTTTGAAGAATGGTTTGCACATTAACTGGATCGGCAATCCCATCTAAATACATAACAACTACATTTGTTTTAGAAATCGTCCCTACATCAAGCCCCGTTGTTTTTAAATATGGCAAGGGTAAACGCTTTCGTACAAGCTTAATATTCGTGTCAATATCTTCAATAAATGCTTCTTGTGGACCTACAATCGTCGATTCGTTGATGGCTGTAGCAGATGTACGATATGTGTCAGAGGATACCTTCACCAGCAAAAATCGTTCATCATATTCACGCAATTGTACAGCAGCATATCCTTTTACGATAAGTAGCTGGATTTTTTCAAGGTCAGATATAATTTCCATCACTTCTAGCGGCAATAATTGCTGTAATTCTTCTAAGGATGTTACCTGTGCTTCTTTTAAATACGGCAAAAAGTCCCGTTGTGCAATGTTTCCATCAAGCATTGTCCTAAAAAAGGAAACCCACATAGCATTATCGCTTTCGTGAATGGGATAGCGAACAAAATCCGATGAATCACCGAGTGTTTTAAAAAGCTGCTGGATAGTTGTAATGTTTGTGTCTTTAGGAAATTCGCTCTGCGTTCGTTGCAATGCATGCACCTCCTGCCAATTCATACTTATTATGGAATATTTAAAAAGAATTATTCTATCCGCATGAATCAGACATGTATCTCATATATTGGTACGAGCCTGATGAGGAGGGGACAGAATGAGCTGGTTAGAAGCATTTTTACTTGGGATTATACAAGGTCTAACAGAATTTTTACCGATTAGCAGCACAGGTCATTTGTATTTAGGACGACATTTAGTCGGTCTCGATGAAGCAGGTTTGTTTTTGGATACAATGCTTCATATTGGAACATTGCTTGCTGTGTTTGTTTATTATAAGCGTGACTTTATAGATATGTTGAAAAAACCGTTCGGGAGATTAACTTGGCTATTGGTCATTGGAACAATTCCAGCAGTTATTGTAGGGCTACTATGCAAAGATTTTTTTGACGAGATTTCTAAAACAGGGATAACAATTGGTTGGGAATTTTTGGCCACTGGTGTATTTTTATATTGGGCAGAGCTGGGAAAAGGCGGCAGGAAGAAAATGAAAGATATTACATATGGAGACGCACTTTTCATTGGCTCCTTTCAAGCTTTTGCTATTTTTCCGGCGATTTCACGATCAGGTATGACCATTGTTGCCGCACTTTGGCGGAAGTTAGATCGTGAAACAGCAGCATACTTTTCTTTTTTATTATCTACACCCGCTATTGTAGGTGGTATCGTATTGCAATCAGCTGATTTATTTCAAGGAAAAGCAGAAGCCATTTCCGGTACGGCATTATTCATAGGTGCTGTATCTGCTGCATTTTTCGGATATATTGCAGTTTCTTGGATGATCCAGTACTTACGAAAACACTCCCTTAAGATATTTGCTTATTATGTATGGGGACTCGGTCTGCTCATTTTGTTCTTGCAATATACAGGATTGTTTTAAAAGCATTGTCTCCAGATGGGTAATCATGGTACTCTTGTCTTACTAAGAATGGAAAGGCGTGGTGTTATTGAAAGAGAAAACAATTAATGAAATATGGAGCTGGGTGCGCTCCATTTTACTCGCGTTGGCACTGGCTTTTTTCACAAGCGTTTTTCTTATACAGCCGTACCGCGTCGAAGGGCACTCGATGGATCCGACGCTACACGATCAAGAACGCATTATGGTGTCCAAGCTGTCACACACCTTTCGTTCAACACCTGATTACGGGGATATTGTGATTATTGATAGTCGAATTAATCGGGAACGAAGCTGGTCAGATGATGTTTCAGAGAATGCCATTTATCAGCTATTGTCTCCAGAACAGCCAGAAGGGTTTTTATATGTAAAGCGCATCATTGGAAAGCCTGGCGATGTGATTGAACTAAAGAATGAAAAAGTGTATCGAAACGGAAAGCCGCTAAAAGAAACATACATAAAAGAACCGATGATGGTTATGAATGAAGGTAAGTGGGTTGTGCCGAAATACCACGTCTTTGTGATGGGAGACAACCGTAATAATAGCCGAGATAGCCGAGAGATTGGCTTTGTTCCAATTGATCATGTTCTAGGTAAAAAAATATTTAGTGAATAAGTCCGGAGCCGTGTGGCTTCGGACCTATTTTTGGAAAAAGCATTGAGTGCACCCTATGTAAATTGTAAACTATAAGAAATAGAAAGGGGTGTAGGGATGAGGAGTTTTACACATATAGAAACGCAATTGGAAGAAAAAAAGTTTATAGATGCATCACATGAAATTGTAACGATTATTCATGACATCAAAGCAAAAAAATCTTTTTCGTATGTGAAAATGTATTTAGACGGTATTTCATGTGAAGATGATTTCTATGCGCTGATTCGTCTTTTGGATGAGTGCTATATGTATCAATATAGCGCGTTTCTTGTTCGATATGCGTATGCACGGTTTCAAACACCTAGAACGCTTAGCTGGCTTTGTGAGGAATTGTTAAGTGAAAGAAAACCACTAGATGCGGAAGAATTGTTGCTAAAGGCGCTGAATGACGCTTCAGATCAAGATAAGGGAAGGCTTCATGTTACGTTAGCGAAGTGTTTACTTGACATGTATCGGTATAATGAAGCGTTGTTACATTTGCAACGAGCAGAAGGATATGGACCGGTATCGGACGATCGATGGGGCTATTATCATATGCAGCGAGGTGACTGGGAAGAAGCAGAAGCATTCTTTTTACGCGGGACACAAGGCGGTGATCGCGCCGATGTATGCTGGTATTTTCTCGCACACCTTTATGCTGCAAAGGGAGAGCATGCGCGGTCACTGCAGCTGTTAGAGGAAGGAATTATAAAATATCCGCAAGTTCCGGCACTACAGATGGAGCGTATTCGGCGTTTACGTGAGTTAAAACAATATGACAAATTGTTGGAGGAACTGAATCACTTTGATCAGAAACTTCCCCTTCATGTATATAAAGCGTATTTCGCAGACATGAGAGCTCATGTGTATTATGAACAGCAAAAGGAATCTCATTTGATAAACCTTTTACAAACAGTCCCTTCTTTAAAAACATCACCGTATCAACGTATTGTTACAACTCCGGAAGGAAAAAACGTGAAGCTTCCTGTTACTGCTGTATTACAAAAGGATAATTATTGTGTGCCAGCTAGCATGGAGATGATGCTGCGTTTGTTTGGAGAAACGAAAAATCAAGATGAAATTGGTGCACATATATTTGACCAAAGTGGTTCGAAACTTTCTGAAGCTGTTGCTTATGGAGAATCACTAGGATTTGTGTGTCGCTATTTTACGGGTGAGGTTGCCTTATATAAACAGTTATTAGATGCGGGAATTCCCATTTTGATGACGGTTGACTTTGAACAGGCGGCTCATGTACAAGTAGTGATGGGATATGATGAGCGTTTACAAAGCTTTTATGTACACGATACAAACTCATTAGACCCATTTTTACTTACATATGAAAATTTCCGCCAGCAACATATAAATACACACTATTTATCGATTGTGTGTATACCGTGTCATCAAAAACAAATTGCGGATATATTGCCAAGCTCTGATGATTCGTATTTTAGACAACTATTTTCGATTCTCGATGATGTTGAAAAACATCCACTTACCTTTTCAGAACTCGTTTTGTTTTTAAATCGGCATCGTGACATACCATATACATGGCTATATGTATTAAAGGTATTTGGTGCTGATGATGATAAAATACTTATCGAATATTGTATAGACCGTGCTACTACAGCCTACCCGAATGTAAATTATATCAATATGCATGCTGCGCATTGTCTTGTGCGCATAGATGAAAAAGAGCGCGCTTACCATATGCTTAAGCGTGTTACGAAAAAGACCCATAGCCCCATGTATCATTTTGTTTTAGGGCGTATTCGTTTGGATGAAGAGCGTTATGAAGAAGCTGTGACTCATTTTCGTACATCGTTACAATTGGATCCAGATCAACCAGCGGCGTGGAGCTACATGGCGCTCAGTTATTTGTATCAAGAACAGCATGATAAAGCCTTGCTTTGCTCTACGATTGCGAGAGAACGGGCAGAAACCAGATTTGTACTGGTCAACCACGGTCTGGTTCTAATGGACATGGAATGTTTTCAGGAAGCGTATGATATATTTGATAAACTTGTACAAGAAGATCGCCGTGATGCTTATGTATGGTACGAAAGAGCGCGCTGTGCCAGAAACATAGGAAAGCTTCATTTAGCTGTTCGAGGATTCACGGTTGTAAAAGAATTAGAACCGATGATGCCTTATTCGTACCTACAATTATCGGAACTTTATGAACTTGAGTATGGTGATGAGGAAAAGGCTGTATCCATCCTTAAAGAAGGTATAGCGAAGAAGGAAGATCTCCTTCTATGCGAACGTCTTGCTGACTTTTATTATGAACGAAATCAATTGGAAGCGGCCGAAGACATGTATCAAGCTGCTCTCACACACAACCCCAATCATATGTTTTCTCATGTAGGTTTAGTCAATGTATATATGAGAAAAAACGCACGTAAGGGAAAGGAATATCTCTTTGCAATCTATCCGCAATTTAAAACAGAGGGTGACTTCTTACTCAATGCAGGAAAGACACTTTGGGATTATGCTACGCAAGAGGACGAAGCAGAGGAAGCATTGTCAATGATAGAGCGGGGGATGTGCTTCATTTCAACAAAAGAAGCGATAGATATGTATGTGAGTTGTATCCAAAACACATGGTATATACAAAGAGGGATACAGTTTCTTCATAAACTATTGGATAAAGAACCTGATC belongs to Ectobacillus sp. JY-23 and includes:
- a CDS encoding enoyl-CoA hydratase, which gives rise to MLLLQYVQMEIIAPYIVRVTLNRPQQANALSIALLQELQDVLQQIKESKDIRAVIVTGAGNKAFCAGADLKERAGMNEVEVREAVALIRSTINMVEELPQPVVAAINGVALGGGTELSLACDIRIASHTATLGLTETSLAIIPGAGGTQRLPRLIGLGRAKELIFTARRISAAEALEYGLVEYSVSPESLTEICINIATSIAANGPIAVQLAKQAISQGIQADLHTGLRMERQAYEGVIGTKDRLEGLQAFKEKRKPEYRGE
- a CDS encoding acyl-CoA carboxylase subunit beta; amino-acid sequence: MLDQEQKQLSLEEREELIKAGGAQKYHEQNKAKGKLFVRERLALLFDDSYTEDGLYANCDSADLPADGVVTAIGKINGRTVCVMANDSTVKAGSWGARTVEKILRIQETAEKLRVPLLYLVDSAGARITDQVEMFPGRRGAGRIFYNQVKLSGKVPQICLLFGPSAAGGAYIPAFCDIVMMVDGNASMYLGSPRMAEMVIGEKVTLEEMGGARMHCSVSGCGDVLCKTEEEALSLARTYLSYFPTNYLEAAPHVTPSAPKAFDKTLEEIIPKNQNAPFNMMDLIYRIIDEGSFFEIKKLFAQELITGLARINGKPVGIVANQPRMKGGVLFHDSADKAAKFINLCDAYHIPLLFLADVPGFMIGTKVERAGIIRHGAKMISAMSEATVPKISVIVRKAYGAGLYAMAGPAFEPDCCLALPTASIAVMGPEAAVNAVYANKIAALPEEDRQRFIEQKREEYKKDIDIYHLASEMVIDGIVHPNKLRQELSERYDVYGSKYQIFTDRKHPVYPV
- a CDS encoding Ger(x)C family spore germination protein, with the protein product MKRAKFLLVCTLLCGCAEKHIIDDVSLIQAVGYDVGSDGRIKGVNLVPIYNEAHKSSAELYMSEAHTSKAIRFQNNHSASKPLVGGQLQLALYSKELAQKGIYPILDTLNRDPIIGNLIILAIVDGYAEPLLKSKYANSQNAAIYVTELLQQMMKNDVLPQSNLHSFLFDFFQMGKDPYLPIIRQQKDKVTVIGLALFKGDKYVGMIKKERLFAFKALIQGYEKGMHEFKISNNEYVMLESMRTSHKYRMQTHSPPSIDIDISVEGRIQEFSNRKPLTGVRYIKTLEKKMAKQLETEASAVISQLKILHVDPLGLGNRYRKQETHLTETQWEKLYEKIPIRVHVRLKIVEQGAVE
- a CDS encoding GerAB/ArcD/ProY family transporter yields the protein MKQIPPHLQVSPYFAFFLIHSSQVGVGIIGFQRIIAKSAGYNAWIGLIIAGVATNVLIWIMYRLLNCAKGDITDIHRELFGKWIGGFINTIIIFYFLMACVSVLRGYIEVVQVWMFPGIQTAVLALLFLILSYYIISAGFRTVAEICFLSVIIPFFIVIGLFLPIKYSHWDNLLPLLNHSFPALLQSAKDSAYTLAGFEVLLMFYPFIKNASSSHRYAQWGVTFTTILYLFSTLFTFAFFSEMQLSQTIWAQLSMFKVISFSFLQRWEYLAVSAYAFVIISNIVLPLWMASRGAKKVFRIQQKYTLFVSLVVVMIVCEMLNDRYTMNTFFNGVAQFDLYFIGVYIPILTGVYLLYKRRKQKHEAG
- a CDS encoding spore germination protein: MQRTQSEFPKDTNITTIQQLFKTLGDSSDFVRYPIHESDNAMWVSFFRTMLDGNIAQRDFLPYLKEAQVTSLEELQQLLPLEVMEIISDLEKIQLLIVKGYAAVQLREYDERFLLVKVSSDTYRTSATAINESTIVGPQEAFIEDIDTNIKLVRKRLPLPYLKTTGLDVGTISKTNVVVMYLDGIADPVNVQTILQKLQAITFDQILDSSYIEQMLEDNTHSIFPLFMNTERPDRVASALGAGKVAIFVDGSPSVIMAPTTFLDFFVSTEDYNVSWIIGTSFRLLRLIALIFSVFATPLYVAIMTFHYELIPRDLLQTLISSRSTVPFPPFLEALFLEVIIELLREASTRLPVKIGQSLGVVGGIVVGQATVQAGLSSNILIIFVALSALSAFTSPLYKVGFTIRFIRFLLLVLAQAWGMLGIAIGFLFIVTHMLRLSSLGRPYTGVVPFRKQHLLDTWIRLPFFKQTKRTSQTSSPHPNRTTVEDYSHLKPRTDFDEW
- a CDS encoding undecaprenyl-diphosphate phosphatase; its protein translation is MSWLEAFLLGIIQGLTEFLPISSTGHLYLGRHLVGLDEAGLFLDTMLHIGTLLAVFVYYKRDFIDMLKKPFGRLTWLLVIGTIPAVIVGLLCKDFFDEISKTGITIGWEFLATGVFLYWAELGKGGRKKMKDITYGDALFIGSFQAFAIFPAISRSGMTIVAALWRKLDRETAAYFSFLLSTPAIVGGIVLQSADLFQGKAEAISGTALFIGAVSAAFFGYIAVSWMIQYLRKHSLKIFAYYVWGLGLLILFLQYTGLF
- the lepB gene encoding signal peptidase I translates to MNEIWSWVRSILLALALAFFTSVFLIQPYRVEGHSMDPTLHDQERIMVSKLSHTFRSTPDYGDIVIIDSRINRERSWSDDVSENAIYQLLSPEQPEGFLYVKRIIGKPGDVIELKNEKVYRNGKPLKETYIKEPMMVMNEGKWVVPKYHVFVMGDNRNNSRDSREIGFVPIDHVLGKKIFSE
- a CDS encoding tetratricopeptide repeat protein; the protein is MRSFTHIETQLEEKKFIDASHEIVTIIHDIKAKKSFSYVKMYLDGISCEDDFYALIRLLDECYMYQYSAFLVRYAYARFQTPRTLSWLCEELLSERKPLDAEELLLKALNDASDQDKGRLHVTLAKCLLDMYRYNEALLHLQRAEGYGPVSDDRWGYYHMQRGDWEEAEAFFLRGTQGGDRADVCWYFLAHLYAAKGEHARSLQLLEEGIIKYPQVPALQMERIRRLRELKQYDKLLEELNHFDQKLPLHVYKAYFADMRAHVYYEQQKESHLINLLQTVPSLKTSPYQRIVTTPEGKNVKLPVTAVLQKDNYCVPASMEMMLRLFGETKNQDEIGAHIFDQSGSKLSEAVAYGESLGFVCRYFTGEVALYKQLLDAGIPILMTVDFEQAAHVQVVMGYDERLQSFYVHDTNSLDPFLLTYENFRQQHINTHYLSIVCIPCHQKQIADILPSSDDSYFRQLFSILDDVEKHPLTFSELVLFLNRHRDIPYTWLYVLKVFGADDDKILIEYCIDRATTAYPNVNYINMHAAHCLVRIDEKERAYHMLKRVTKKTHSPMYHFVLGRIRLDEERYEEAVTHFRTSLQLDPDQPAAWSYMALSYLYQEQHDKALLCSTIARERAETRFVLVNHGLVLMDMECFQEAYDIFDKLVQEDRRDAYVWYERARCARNIGKLHLAVRGFTVVKELEPMMPYSYLQLSELYELEYGDEEKAVSILKEGIAKKEDLLLCERLADFYYERNQLEAAEDMYQAALTHNPNHMFSHVGLVNVYMRKNARKGKEYLFAIYPQFKTEGDFLLNAGKTLWDYATQEDEAEEALSMIERGMCFISTKEAIDMYVSCIQNTWYIQRGIQFLHKLLDKEPDHIILLCSIGVLYEQQTQYTKAIAQYETALHIKEDFLPYYRLGETYEAMHEWERARTYYEKCLAFDDVSTVHVKLAELYHLEENEEREWHHMLQAVKQDPLRMNMEYLASMATTSRRHKELLDVLQTMDNVPENWRMDSLAYLYGAIGNAAQEESYLQQAFALDEQQAEVMQHYAMFLVQKQHKKASNIIAELIKTQVHHEGLYTPYLQAMKQGKGFLYVSSMLQKLSLSAEDKSYAFMYAATAMEPFLMQQQEGDTSGWKKALKKIASFTKHLLSVGTVIDLYETALKLYPNNHDAAQRFANFYENANLTDDAANTLRQALQKSWNYETGYQLAALLLHHANSEDMLEEALHLSQQLLQEQPVDSLLWRLHAYILADLDREEAEHIFLRLVEQIPTSEHYLALARLYNENERYEEAVTLIRKGLKQHAADGLLHVEMSIAQHQLGFTLEALKQMDQLLSVDADDLMGRYHRARYLAALHRVEEAREELARVLADDESGYFESLAEHDPELHVLSIQQM